From Cucumis melo cultivar AY chromosome 1, USDA_Cmelo_AY_1.0, whole genome shotgun sequence, a single genomic window includes:
- the LOC103495478 gene encoding ADP,ATP carrier protein 1, mitochondrial, with protein MEDSSHQSSVFQKICGHSYLTSRLSPDLHSARLTGVFANGVLENPLKTAYHGTGLVGVSPTSPFLVQAPSEKGAAGFAVDFLMGGVSAAVSKTAAAPIERVKLLIQNQDEMLKTGRLSEPYKGITDCFARTIKDEGVISLWRGNTANVIRYFPTQALNFAFKDYFKRLFNFKKDRDGYWKWFAGNLASGGAAGASSLLFVYSLDYARTRLANDAKAAKKGGERQFNGLVDVYKKTLKSDGIAGLYRGFNISCVGIIVYRGLYFGMYDSMKPVVLVGDLQDSFLASFLLGWCITIGAGLASYPIDTVRRRMMMTSGEAVKYNSSLDAFKQIVKNEGTKSLFKGAGANILRAVAGAGVLAGYDKLQLLVLGKKYGSGGGG; from the exons ATGGAAGATTCCTCACACCAGTCATCGGTGTTTCAGAAGATATGTGGCCATTCTTACCTCACTTCTAGACTCTCCCCTGACCTTCACTCCGCACGGCTGACCGGTGTATTTGCTAATGGTGTTTTGGAGAATCCCTTGAAGACAGCTTATCATGGGACTGGCTTGGTTGGAGTTTCACCCACTTCTCCTTTTCTGGTACAAGCTCCTTCTGAGAAAGGTGCAGCTGGCTTTGCCGTGGATTTTCTTATGGGAGGAGTATCTGCTGCTGTTTCTAAAACAGCTGCTGCTCCAATTGAGCGTGTCAAATTGCTGATCCAAAATCAGGATGAGATGCTTAAGACTGGTAGGCTATCTGAGCCATACAAAGGAATCACCGACTGCTTTGCCCGAACAATTAAAGATGAAGGAGTCATATCTCTATGGAGGGGAAATACTGCAAATGTTATCAGATACTTCCCCACACAA GCTTTGAATTTTGCCTTCAAGGATTACTTCAAGAGGCTGTTCAACTTCAAGAAAGACAGAGATGGTTACTGGAAATGGTTTGCTGGGAATTTGGCCTCTGGTGGTGCTGCTGGtgcttcatctcttttattcgTTTATTCCCTTGATTATGCTAGAACTCGTCTGGCCAATGATGCTAAGGCTGCTAAAAAGGGTGGCGAGAGGCAGTTTAATGGTCTTGTTGACGTTTACAAGAAAACCCTTAAATCCGATGGCATTGCTGGGCTGTATCGTGGATTTAACATCTCTTGTGTTGGAATTATTGTGTACCGTGGTCTTTACTTTGGAATGTATGATTCAATGAAGCCCGTAGTTTTGGTTGGCGATTTGCAG GATAGTTTCCTTGCTAGTTTCTTGCTTGGTTGGTGTATCACGATAGGAGCTGGTTTGGCTTCTTACCCAATCGATACTGTTCGCAGAAGAATGATGATGACCTCAGGCGAAGCAGTCAAATATAATAGCTCATTGGATGCATTCAAACAGATCGTTAAGAATGAGGGAACCAAATCTCTCTTCAAGGGTGCTGGGGCAAACATTCTACGTGCTGTTGCCGGTGCTGGTGTGTTGGCTGGTTACGATAAGCTTCAGCTCCTTGTTCTTGGCAAGAAATATGGTTCTGGTGGTGGTGGTTAA